Proteins from one Xenorhabdus griffiniae genomic window:
- the fliS gene encoding flagellar export chaperone FliS: MYQRSASQLYAQVDLESEIMNASPYQLIQILFNGALSALRRAIILMQQGNIPEKGIAISKAINIIDNGLKEGLDFEKGGEIAQNLFALYDYMGRRLLHANLRNDEKAITEVIDLLTEISDAWRQIGPHYNASQDIV, encoded by the coding sequence ATGTATCAACGTTCGGCAAGCCAATTATACGCTCAAGTAGATCTTGAGAGCGAAATTATGAATGCCTCTCCCTATCAGTTGATTCAGATATTGTTCAACGGGGCGCTCAGCGCCCTGCGTCGTGCAATCATTCTGATGCAACAAGGGAATATTCCAGAAAAAGGGATAGCTATTTCAAAGGCGATTAATATCATTGATAATGGTCTCAAAGAGGGATTAGATTTCGAGAAAGGCGGCGAGATTGCCCAGAATCTTTTTGCTTTATATGATTATATGGGTCGCCGTTTACTCCATGCCAATTTACGCAATGATGAGAAGGCTATTACCGAAGTGATTGATTTACTTACCGAGATTTCAGATGCTTGGCGGCAAATAGGTCCTCATTACAACGCCAGTCAGGATATTGTTTAA
- the fliT gene encoding flagella biosynthesis regulatory protein FliT, producing MKNDTDLLSAYQQILSLSEQMIDLARNEKWDELIDMEITYLKAVEVVTSLSENSDAPISLQQQLTKILQTVLDNEKETKRLLQRRLNELSDLIKQESCKQLLHDTYGQFPTNNYEMELITTESK from the coding sequence ATGAAAAATGATACGGATCTTTTGTCAGCTTATCAGCAGATCCTTAGTTTAAGTGAGCAAATGATTGATTTAGCCAGAAATGAAAAGTGGGACGAACTGATTGATATGGAGATCACTTACCTGAAGGCAGTCGAAGTGGTGACTTCATTATCAGAAAATTCAGACGCCCCCATTTCATTACAGCAACAATTGACCAAAATTTTGCAAACTGTCTTGGATAATGAAAAAGAAACTAAGAGATTGTTGCAAAGAAGGTTAAATGAACTCAGCGACCTGATTAAACAGGAAAGTTGTAAGCAACTCTTACATGATACATACGGACAGTTCCCGACTAATAACTATGAAATGGAGTTAATTACGACGGAATCAAAATAG
- a CDS encoding helix-turn-helix domain-containing protein produces the protein MIEPAKPSLYDLEIQRKLDALALADKLGNVAEAARQSGCSRDTLYRYRKLLEEKGPEGLKRTFTPALHHKNRTTREIEEQVIAFSLENPHLGQVQVSAQMREKYQITLSPNGVRHIWLREKMNTSALRVEKARTSLAILL, from the coding sequence GTGATTGAACCTGCGAAACCCTCGCTGTATGACTTGGAAATCCAAAGAAAACTAGATGCGCTAGCATTAGCGGATAAGCTGGGTAATGTTGCTGAAGCCGCTCGGCAGAGTGGTTGCTCCCGTGACACGCTCTACCGCTATCGTAAGTTACTCGAAGAAAAAGGACCGGAAGGCCTCAAACGCACTTTTACTCCCGCATTACATCATAAAAATCGGACCACAAGGGAAATAGAAGAACAGGTGATTGCTTTCTCATTAGAAAATCCCCATCTGGGTCAGGTACAAGTCTCGGCTCAGATGCGAGAAAAATATCAAATAACCCTTAGTCCGAATGGTGTGAGACACATTTGGCTGCGGGAAAAGATGAATACAAGTGCTCTACGAGTTGAGAAAGCCAGAACCTCGCTTGCTATTTTATTATGA
- a CDS encoding sulfatase-like hydrolase/transferase translates to MNKVLYKYILTILSAFGVSYLLNVFIFQKDSSIPHLSTFALILSIFLLIKRKNKILVSSGGMLLFFLIIQINYSLVFGERVSVSVLDSFVETNKKESLSMAGHLSFILILPSLVATIVLFHLIRKKSKNIQYHITFKSLPVFLFFVTFYLSASVVDKKLISDFREDDKTVGRFIRDRYPAVIGDFAYLYISSNSNDKYANTNEINEFNKSIIGKRKPDINAVILIVGESSLSTHYSAYGYKLDTTPNMSHIFSSNEGCIINNAHSSAPITRNSVSMSLAFHIPESEENLFKNKSIVEIAKSNGYKTYWLGSQDLDGLHSSKYGFIAKKSDVIKLTNFKDDNLSSLLNEVILDNSDSKFIVIHLHGSHMPYNNYDNADKIALPNADNYDLTIHHTDRVIKNIYDVINKKNINYSLIYTSDHGEIVNKGHGYQKGREQYLIPLMYKSNNHQYNCQFIESFRNKDGYLSGLMNKYILSTLIGYDIDPSILDKERNNDRVLTADESVLPFSQIE, encoded by the coding sequence ATGAATAAAGTCTTATACAAATACATTTTGACTATTCTTTCAGCATTTGGGGTGTCTTATCTGCTTAATGTTTTTATCTTTCAAAAAGATTCTAGTATCCCTCATTTGTCAACTTTTGCACTAATCTTATCAATTTTTCTGTTAATTAAAAGAAAGAATAAAATTCTGGTCAGTAGTGGTGGAATGTTACTTTTCTTTCTTATTATCCAAATAAATTATTCTCTTGTGTTTGGTGAAAGAGTGTCAGTATCAGTTCTTGACTCATTCGTTGAGACGAATAAAAAAGAATCATTGTCTATGGCTGGTCATTTATCTTTTATACTGATATTACCATCATTAGTGGCAACAATAGTTTTATTTCATTTAATAAGAAAAAAATCAAAAAATATTCAGTATCACATTACATTCAAATCATTACCCGTATTTTTATTCTTTGTCACATTTTATCTTAGTGCTTCTGTTGTAGACAAAAAACTAATATCAGACTTCAGAGAAGATGATAAAACAGTCGGTAGATTTATAAGAGATAGATATCCCGCAGTTATTGGAGATTTTGCTTATTTATATATTTCCAGCAATTCAAATGATAAGTATGCAAACACCAATGAAATAAATGAATTTAATAAGTCAATAATAGGAAAGCGAAAACCTGATATTAATGCCGTTATTTTAATAGTGGGTGAATCATCATTATCGACTCATTATAGCGCATATGGATACAAATTAGACACAACACCCAATATGAGTCATATATTTTCTTCTAACGAGGGATGTATAATCAATAACGCACACTCTAGTGCACCAATAACAAGAAACTCTGTTTCTATGTCACTTGCTTTTCATATACCAGAGAGTGAAGAAAATTTATTTAAAAATAAATCAATAGTAGAAATAGCCAAGTCAAATGGCTATAAAACATATTGGTTGGGTTCACAAGATCTAGATGGACTCCACTCATCTAAATATGGATTTATAGCAAAAAAATCTGATGTAATAAAACTCACTAATTTTAAAGATGACAATCTAAGCTCTCTGCTAAATGAAGTTATTTTAGATAATTCAGATAGTAAATTTATTGTAATTCATTTACATGGAAGTCATATGCCTTATAATAATTACGATAATGCTGATAAAATAGCGCTACCTAATGCTGATAACTATGACTTAACTATCCATCATACAGATAGAGTTATAAAGAATATATATGATGTTATTAATAAAAAAAACATCAATTACTCATTAATATACACTTCTGACCATGGAGAAATTGTTAATAAAGGGCATGGCTATCAAAAAGGTAGAGAACAATATCTTATACCTTTAATGTACAAATCAAACAATCATCAATATAACTGTCAATTCATAGAGTCATTCCGAAATAAGGATGGTTATCTTAGTGGATTAATGAATAAGTATATATTATCAACTCTCATAGGTTATGATATTGATCCATCAATCCTTGATAAAGAAAGAAATAATGATAGAGTGTTAACAGCAGATGAATCTGTTTTACCATTTTCACAAATAGAATAA
- the fliE gene encoding flagellar hook-basal body complex protein FliE → MPIPAIEGVLQQMQVQALQAANIAKPMPIQGSFASQLTTAVEKINQTRLQATKQAQDFTLGVPGVELNDVMVNMQKSSISLQMGIQVRNKLVSAYHEIMNMQV, encoded by the coding sequence ATGCCAATTCCGGCAATTGAAGGTGTACTGCAACAGATGCAGGTTCAGGCGTTACAAGCTGCAAATATTGCTAAGCCCATGCCAATACAAGGCAGTTTTGCCAGCCAGCTGACTACGGCAGTGGAAAAAATAAACCAAACCCGCTTACAGGCGACGAAGCAGGCACAGGATTTCACGCTGGGAGTACCTGGTGTGGAGCTAAATGATGTCATGGTGAATATGCAAAAATCGAGTATTTCCCTGCAAATGGGTATCCAGGTAAGAAATAAACTGGTTAGTGCCTATCATGAGATTATGAATATGCAGGTTTAG
- the fliF gene encoding flagellar basal-body MS-ring/collar protein FliF: MSAATTDVENQNKGFNAIISRIKADPKVPLLVAGSAAIAIVIALFLYLRSPDYRVLYSNLSDKDGGEIVTQLTQMNIPYRFAENGAAIMIPTDKVHETRLKLAQQGLPKGGAAGFELLDKEKFGISQFSEQVNYQRALEGELARTVESLGPVQSARVHLALPKPSLFVREQKSPSASVTVGLLQGRVLDEGQINAIVHMVSSSVAGLPASNVTIVDQSGRLLTQSDATSRDLNTTQLKYTQEVENRFQHRIETILAPVVGRGNVHAQVTAQIDFSRREETAEEYKPNQPPNQAAVRSKQSSTSEQSGGPLVGGVPGALSNQPSAAPSAPIEKPNANAKGNGDEKSDQQRNNANKNNSYERMLSNNRNNRYDETTNYEVDRTIRHTQLQAGAVERLSVAVVVNYATVKGENGPETQALTPEQLSQIEALTREAMGFSADRGDSLNVVNTPFNDTTEVIEPLPFWQHPALLEKLLEAGRWLLLVLVAWLLWRKMVVPQIAKKRAAEKAALEAQKNPPKQQTETNAELDEKMRRKLARQRVNVELQSQRLRELAEKDPRVVALVIRQWMSNEQ, translated from the coding sequence ATGAGTGCAGCAACAACCGACGTTGAAAACCAAAATAAAGGCTTCAACGCTATCATCAGCAGGATAAAAGCTGATCCAAAAGTTCCGTTATTAGTTGCTGGCTCTGCTGCCATCGCTATTGTTATCGCCCTGTTTCTCTACTTGCGCAGCCCCGACTATCGGGTGCTTTACAGCAATCTGAGCGATAAAGATGGTGGCGAGATTGTTACGCAATTAACCCAAATGAATATCCCTTACCGTTTTGCCGAGAACGGCGCGGCTATCATGATACCGACCGATAAGGTGCATGAAACGCGTCTGAAACTGGCACAACAAGGGTTACCCAAAGGGGGAGCCGCGGGTTTCGAACTCTTGGATAAAGAAAAATTCGGTATCAGCCAGTTCAGTGAGCAGGTTAATTACCAACGCGCGCTGGAAGGCGAATTGGCTCGTACCGTGGAATCCCTTGGTCCAGTCCAGAGCGCCCGTGTCCATCTGGCCTTGCCTAAACCTTCTTTGTTCGTTCGTGAACAGAAATCGCCATCAGCCTCAGTGACTGTGGGATTGTTACAAGGCCGAGTGCTGGATGAAGGACAAATCAACGCCATCGTGCATATGGTTTCCAGTAGTGTTGCCGGCTTACCGGCAAGTAATGTCACGATTGTGGATCAATCTGGACGTTTGCTGACACAAAGCGATGCGACCAGCCGTGATTTGAATACCACGCAGTTGAAATATACCCAAGAAGTGGAAAATCGTTTCCAACATCGAATTGAAACCATTCTGGCTCCTGTGGTTGGCCGTGGCAACGTTCATGCACAGGTCACTGCACAAATTGATTTCTCCCGTCGCGAAGAAACAGCAGAAGAATATAAACCTAACCAGCCACCGAATCAGGCTGCTGTCCGCTCTAAACAGAGCAGCACCAGCGAGCAAAGCGGCGGGCCATTGGTTGGTGGCGTGCCAGGGGCGTTGTCAAATCAGCCAAGTGCTGCACCAAGTGCACCAATCGAGAAACCGAACGCAAATGCCAAAGGCAACGGTGACGAAAAATCTGACCAACAGCGCAATAACGCTAACAAAAACAATAGCTACGAGCGTATGTTAAGCAACAACCGCAATAACCGTTATGACGAAACCACTAACTATGAAGTGGATCGTACCATTCGTCATACCCAATTGCAGGCTGGCGCAGTGGAACGCCTTTCGGTTGCAGTTGTGGTCAACTATGCCACCGTGAAGGGAGAAAATGGTCCTGAAACACAAGCGCTGACACCAGAACAACTATCACAAATTGAAGCATTGACTCGTGAAGCCATGGGCTTCTCTGCTGACCGTGGCGATAGCCTGAATGTGGTTAACACACCGTTCAATGACACCACCGAAGTGATAGAGCCTTTGCCATTCTGGCAGCACCCTGCCCTGCTGGAAAAACTGTTAGAAGCAGGTCGTTGGTTACTGTTGGTACTGGTTGCATGGCTACTGTGGCGTAAGATGGTCGTGCCACAAATCGCCAAAAAACGTGCTGCGGAAAAAGCTGCGCTGGAAGCGCAAAAGAACCCGCCGAAACAGCAAACAGAAACCAATGCTGAATTGGACGAAAAAATGCGCCGTAAGCTAGCTCGCCAACGTGTCAATGTTGAGCTTCAAAGCCAGCGTCTGCGTGAACTTGCAGAAAAAGATCCTCGCGTCGTCGCGCTGGTGATCCGTCAATGGATGAGTAACGAACAATGA
- the fliG gene encoding flagellar motor switch protein FliG, which yields MSLTGTERSAVMLMTLGEDQAAEVFKHLNSREVQQLSVAMAGMKQVSNQQLVEVLAEFEEDAGQFAALSINANDYLRNVLIKALGEERASSLLEDILESRDTTTGIETLNFMEPQMAADMIRDEHPQIIATILVHLNRGQAADILALFDDRLRNDVMLRIATFGGVQPSALAELTEVLNNLLDGQNLKRSKMGGVRTAAEIINLMKSQQEEGVIEAVRSYDNELAQKIIDEMFLFENLINVDDRSIQRLLQEISTDSLLVALKGCDQALRDHFLNNMSQRAAEIMRDDLANRGPVRMSQVEAEQKAILLVVRRLAESGEMILNGGDDTYV from the coding sequence ATGAGCCTGACAGGAACAGAAAGAAGTGCCGTCATGTTAATGACCCTGGGAGAAGATCAGGCGGCCGAGGTGTTCAAGCACCTGAATTCCCGCGAAGTACAACAACTGAGTGTCGCGATGGCGGGGATGAAACAAGTCTCCAACCAGCAACTGGTTGAAGTGCTGGCAGAATTTGAAGAAGATGCCGGGCAGTTTGCTGCCCTCAGCATCAACGCCAACGACTATCTGCGCAACGTACTGATCAAGGCATTGGGAGAAGAACGGGCTTCCAGCCTGCTTGAGGATATCCTTGAATCCCGTGACACCACAACCGGCATCGAAACGCTTAACTTTATGGAGCCGCAAATGGCAGCCGATATGATCCGCGATGAACATCCGCAGATCATTGCCACCATTTTGGTTCACTTAAACCGTGGTCAGGCAGCGGATATCCTCGCCCTGTTTGATGACCGTCTGCGTAACGATGTCATGTTGCGTATCGCCACGTTTGGTGGTGTACAACCCTCGGCGTTAGCGGAATTGACAGAAGTCCTGAATAACCTGCTGGATGGTCAGAACCTGAAACGCAGCAAAATGGGTGGGGTTCGTACTGCTGCAGAGATCATCAACTTGATGAAAAGTCAACAGGAAGAAGGTGTCATTGAAGCGGTTCGTTCCTACGATAACGAACTGGCGCAGAAAATCATTGATGAAATGTTCCTGTTCGAAAACCTTATCAACGTGGACGATCGCAGTATCCAACGTTTGTTGCAGGAAATTTCCACCGATTCCTTGCTGGTGGCATTGAAAGGTTGCGATCAGGCATTGCGCGATCACTTCCTCAACAATATGTCGCAGCGTGCTGCTGAAATCATGCGCGATGATTTGGCAAACCGTGGCCCTGTGCGGATGTCTCAAGTGGAAGCCGAACAGAAAGCCATCTTGCTTGTTGTTCGTCGTCTGGCAGAAAGTGGCGAAATGATCCTCAACGGTGGTGACGATACCTATGTCTGA
- the fliH gene encoding flagellar assembly protein FliH, which yields MSDKSNNGNWRPWQPGELTQWETLREKLEPIDEAQEPSEQERLLEQARILDELKAQARQAGHAQGFAEGQIQGYEQGVQEGRQAGLEQGLQEAKQQQQVITEQWKALLADFSHSLDGLDTVIASRLMQLALTAAHHILGQPAVCDGTALLNQIREFIQQEPMFSGKPQLRIHPQNIPLVEQQLGEVLALHGWRLVADNKLHPGGCKVSADEGDMDASLATRWHEMCRLAAPGEL from the coding sequence ATGTCTGATAAGTCGAATAATGGCAACTGGCGGCCGTGGCAGCCAGGCGAATTGACTCAGTGGGAAACCCTGCGGGAAAAACTGGAACCCATAGATGAAGCACAGGAGCCAAGCGAACAAGAGCGGCTGCTGGAACAGGCAAGAATACTGGACGAGCTAAAAGCGCAGGCCCGTCAGGCTGGTCATGCGCAGGGGTTTGCCGAAGGTCAGATCCAAGGCTATGAGCAAGGGGTTCAGGAAGGCCGCCAAGCCGGACTGGAACAAGGTTTGCAGGAAGCCAAACAACAACAGCAAGTGATTACTGAACAGTGGAAAGCTTTGCTAGCGGACTTTAGCCATTCACTGGATGGATTAGATACCGTTATTGCTTCCCGCCTGATGCAACTTGCATTGACTGCGGCTCATCATATTCTGGGGCAACCTGCGGTTTGTGATGGCACCGCCCTGCTGAATCAAATCCGCGAATTTATTCAGCAAGAACCTATGTTCAGCGGTAAACCCCAATTACGTATCCATCCTCAAAATATTCCGCTGGTTGAGCAGCAACTGGGGGAAGTTTTAGCACTGCACGGCTGGCGTTTAGTTGCGGATAACAAACTGCATCCGGGTGGCTGTAAAGTCAGCGCCGATGAAGGGGATATGGACGCCAGTTTAGCTACCCGCTGGCATGAAATGTGTCGTCTGGCAGCACCAGGAGAATTGTGA
- the fliI gene encoding flagellar protein export ATPase FliI — MTARLGRWLATLDSLEKRLEKTPKVRRYGRLTRATGLVLEATGLHMPLGATCLIERQNGNAIEEVESEVVGFNGEKLLLMPLEELEGIVPGARVYARSYGEDAGAGRRLPLGAELLGRVLDGAGRPLDGLPAPDTGYRASLTTTPFNPLQRTPISNVLDVGVRAINALLTVGRGQRMGLFAGSGVGKSVLLGMMARYTQADVIVVGLIGERGREVKDFIENILGAEGLSRSVVVAAPADVSPLLRMQGASYATRIAEDFRDRGKHVLLIMDSLTRYSMAQREIALAIGEPPATKGYPPSVFAKLPALVERAGNGVSDGGSITAFYTVLTEGDDQQDPIADAARAILDGHIVLSRSLAESGHYPAIDIEASISRAMTALIDNTHYRRVQHFKQLLSSYQRNRDLINVGAYAAGSDPLLDRAIELYPHMSQFLQQGIDERSEYDEACTQLQQLLPT; from the coding sequence ATGACGGCAAGATTGGGCCGCTGGCTGGCAACTTTGGATTCATTGGAAAAGCGACTGGAAAAAACCCCCAAAGTACGTCGCTATGGGCGCCTGACTCGCGCCACTGGCCTGGTACTGGAAGCCACTGGTTTACATATGCCGCTCGGCGCTACCTGCCTGATCGAGCGGCAAAATGGCAACGCGATTGAAGAGGTTGAAAGTGAAGTCGTCGGCTTCAATGGCGAAAAACTGTTGCTAATGCCACTGGAAGAATTGGAAGGTATTGTGCCAGGCGCTCGCGTTTATGCCCGTTCTTATGGCGAAGATGCGGGCGCCGGACGCCGCTTACCTCTCGGAGCGGAATTACTCGGCAGGGTTCTGGATGGTGCAGGCCGCCCCCTTGATGGTTTACCTGCTCCCGACACAGGTTATCGTGCCTCCTTGACAACAACGCCATTTAATCCCCTGCAAAGAACCCCTATCAGCAATGTACTGGACGTTGGCGTTCGTGCCATCAATGCTTTGCTGACAGTGGGACGCGGGCAACGTATGGGATTATTTGCCGGCTCCGGCGTCGGTAAAAGCGTGCTGCTTGGCATGATGGCTCGTTATACCCAAGCCGATGTGATCGTTGTGGGATTAATTGGTGAGCGTGGCCGTGAAGTTAAAGACTTTATTGAAAATATTTTGGGTGCGGAGGGATTATCACGCTCAGTCGTCGTTGCCGCTCCTGCCGATGTTTCACCTTTGCTGAGGATGCAAGGTGCCTCTTATGCCACGCGTATCGCCGAAGATTTCCGCGACAGAGGCAAACATGTCTTGTTGATCATGGACTCCCTGACTCGTTACAGCATGGCACAGCGTGAAATCGCACTGGCTATCGGCGAACCACCAGCAACCAAAGGTTATCCCCCTTCTGTATTTGCCAAGTTACCAGCACTGGTGGAAAGAGCCGGCAATGGTGTCAGTGATGGCGGTTCCATTACTGCATTTTACACCGTGCTGACAGAAGGTGATGACCAGCAAGATCCGATTGCCGATGCTGCCCGCGCCATCCTGGATGGTCATATCGTGCTATCCCGTTCACTGGCGGAATCTGGCCATTATCCTGCTATTGATATCGAGGCATCTATCAGTCGAGCCATGACCGCGTTGATCGACAATACCCATTATCGTCGAGTGCAACATTTCAAACAGTTGCTTTCCAGCTATCAACGCAACCGAGATTTGATCAACGTTGGTGCTTATGCGGCGGGCAGTGATCCTCTGCTTGACAGAGCGATTGAGCTTTATCCTCATATGTCCCAATTCCTGCAACAAGGTATTGACGAGCGTAGCGAATACGATGAAGCCTGTACTCAGCTTCAACAATTATTGCCAACATAA
- the fliJ gene encoding flagellar export protein FliJ, giving the protein MQQHSPLMTLRELAQDAAEKAASQLAQIRQSHQQMEQQLTALMNYQDEYRTRLNDTLSNGMSCSTWQNYQQFMKTLEMAIEQHRLQLNQWKKRLEQALSQWQEKQQRLNAFDTLQQRAEHNLKLHQNRMEQKQMDEYAQRGAQRRMKQ; this is encoded by the coding sequence ATGCAACAACACTCCCCTCTCATGACTTTGCGTGAACTTGCCCAGGATGCGGCAGAAAAAGCAGCATCGCAGCTTGCGCAGATTCGGCAAAGTCATCAACAAATGGAGCAACAACTCACAGCGTTAATGAATTATCAGGATGAGTATCGTACCCGCCTGAATGATACGCTCAGCAATGGTATGTCCTGCTCGACTTGGCAAAATTACCAGCAGTTTATGAAAACGCTGGAAATGGCAATTGAACAGCACAGATTACAACTCAATCAATGGAAAAAGCGTCTTGAACAAGCCCTGTCACAATGGCAGGAAAAACAGCAACGCCTGAACGCCTTCGACACACTGCAACAGCGGGCAGAGCATAATTTGAAGTTACACCAAAATCGCATGGAGCAAAAACAAATGGACGAGTACGCACAACGCGGTGCACAACGGAGAATGAAACAATGA